The genomic segment AATAAACTTCCTCAATCCTAAATATGTTGAATGTGGTAGAACCTCAAGGGAAACGCAAACAATCTCTTACAAAAAGAGGGATGGAAGTGGTTCAAAATTATCCACGCACATCAGCGATCATCAGAAGCAAGTTGACTATTAAACACGGAGACTAGAACCATCTCTCAGGATAAAAGCCTCCCAGCTTGAGATTTACACCCTGCTGGTTCATCCTTccagaaatttaaaaatttatatcgCTTTCACAGTTTATCAGATACGGCTGCAATTACCAATACCATACAGTTACATTCATGCACATATGATGAACAAACAAGTCACAACACCTACACTGGAATATTGAGGGTAGGTTTAACATCTTGGGTAGGGTTTTCTTAGATTACTAGATTGGGTCTTCCAGAATTACTGCAGCTTTCGCAAAAGATTTGCCGCTTACACGTTGCACCAGTGTGTGGTATGCAAGAGTCAAAGGGAGAGTAACTTTTACCACATCTTTCCTGTGTCTGCTAGGATCCTCTCAATTTCTTCGAAGAGGCGTTCTTTTTCATCAGTCAACTCTTCATTCTGTTTCTGAAGCTCCTCTATCTGCTTAGTCTGCTCAGAATCCTTCCTGTAGTAGTATTTCACAGTAATTGATTACTAGACAAACAATTTCTAGATCATAACGCAGACAAGACCTACAACTTGGAAGCCAAATGtccatcaaaataaacatgatagGAGAAATGAAATCTCAATGCATTCCTTGACAGCTCAATTGGAAGCAGTTTAGTTCTAACCCTGTCATTACCTGTTCATGAAAGACAAGTTCAGCTTGAGTGATCGTACTTCCTTCTCGAGATTTTCACATCGCTTAAGGATTGACTGCATATCGGTCGGGATTGCTGGTGTCATATTCCGTTCCTTTGCCTCCGCCATTCTAACATCACCAAAGAATTCAATGTAAATCAAACCTAGCAGGAAATAGCTATCCTCTAAAACCTGTACATGCTGTCTTTCTTTGTAAGACTAATTTCGAGTTACTTTTGTTATCCTCGTATAGCTCATGAGGTCTAGTGGTGCAATTTGGAGCAGTCTGGATCTTCCATATATCCTTATGCTAAAAACTTCAACGAAAGGATAATTAGCCATTTGATTTTCTCAGTTGTTTAACTGTAATGCTTGAGTCATGATATCGTAAGTATCTGACAGTACAACCGCTAACCATTAACTGACTGATCAATCTATTCCTGATGCAGgtcatatcaaaatgattctGAAAGTTTGAATAACAGAGCCAATAAAGCTGAGAGATTAAGTTCAGCTTACTTCCGCGAACGTTCCACTCTCCGCTTTTTAGTTGGGTCCCCCTTGTCCACTGCATAAATCTGGTTGGTCAGATATTGCATACCAATATACTAATGCAGCGAAGCATCTGCATAGGTTTTATGCTTTGCTTAAATCACAATAAGCATACCAGATGAAATGAATGAAGTTTTCAAGCACAATATTAACGGGTGATAATAAAGAAGAAGTACAGGAAAATTCTGTTCCGCAAGCAAAACTGGCAGTTGCAGATTTATGATGGCACGAGTGATTTTAGTATTAAGTTTTCCTGTTCAAGAACTACGTTTCTGTATCATGAACAAATCGAAACCAATAGTGCAACACATTCATGTTGACTCCTCCTTTCAGTAATGCCAGGCATAGGAAAGCCAACTGTCATGCTGGTGAGATTCTTAAGGATAAGGTGATTACCTGAACCTGCCGAAGTCTCGGATCCATATCGGATGAGCCCCCCCTTCTACAAGAGAGAAAGGAAGTAGGTAAAGAAATTCATATTTAATCAGAATACTTTATTCTCCATTGAAGCGTGTAAGATACCTTTCGATCATCCTTCAAATTGTCAATTATCCGTTCTCTAAAATCTGCGTTTGAAACGTAAGATGCACGAACAAACTTAGAAACTAAATCAATCAAGTTTCAAGATAAAACAGAGGCCATTCTTTAAACTGCACACCTTTGGCTCTAGAACCATTTTCTGAACTCCTACCATTTCCAACTCGTTTCCTTGAGCTCTCACAAACGCTTGGAGTTTGACTTGAGTTGCTGGGACCATCACATGCATCAAAACCAGATGAAACTACTGGCGCAGCAGCAGAAGATTCACTTTGAGAAGGTTCTCGAGAAACTGTGCCCAGCTGAATTGGGTTAATTGTATTTACAAAACCTTCAAAGTCAAGATCCATGGGTCCTTGAACTGTCTGCAAAACCCCAGGATCCTTAACTTGACCAGATGATATTTCTTGAAAACTTTCTGGAGGAATCTCATAAATGCCATTCCCTTTTCCTTGATCGGAAGTAGAGTTGATTGTAACTTCTTGAGaatgaaaaaatacattaagaCTATCTTCAACTGTTTCCTTCTCAATTTGGCTACCTAGCTTCTTGCGTTCCAGTGTACCCTTTAGCATGTTAACAACAGAAGAAACTTTGTCTATGCTGCTCATTTGTGGGGTGTTAAAAGTAGATGAGGATGAATTGGATGGAGACATGAACGGGCCCAGCTGATTGGCTGTGTCATGCATAGGAGGGTCATTGAAACCATTTCGATTTCCAAACTCATGTTTCAAATTTTTGACACCATGCCCAGAAACATCCTGCATAGCTTCCATACCTATATTTGTCTGAGCACATTGCATAGCAGCATACCTTCTCCTGCAAAACAAGTTGGACAATGAAGCAAAGAAAACGATTTTTCTTTGTGTTGTTGgagtaaaatttatttctatgaCTTAAAGAATGCATTCCACTGACTTCTGCCAGATGTAAGATAATCATCTGCGTGAAGAATTTGCAGCCAGTAGCACACTAAAGCATCACTAACTAAAACTTATCAAGGATGTGATTGTTGTGAATGTGTGCACCGTAATGCTAATACCTTAGTTCAGAGGATCGACTTCTTGTCATGGGCTGAGAGCTGTGAAACCATGTCTGCGTAAGAGATGAGACACTGTCAGAAATCCAGAGTCTTATTTGAACAAAAGTTTCTGCAGATAACAAATTATAACAGACCTTAGCCAGATATAAATTACTAGCCTGCATCGTCCTTTCAGCAGCATTCCTGCTAGAAGTAGTaacaacaaaatgataaatCAGAATCGCTATTCTCTTGACGGCAAAGTATACCGACTCTCTTGGATCATACGATATCCATATAGATTATTGAATCTGGAAATCATGTAACCTTGTACAAACAAGAGCATATGGAAGAAGGGTGCAGCAGCTACCTGGCTGATTGTTGATTGAGGTCATTAGAAATATCATCAGCTATTGGATTATTTTGTGCGAATAAAACATCattgctccttttcttttgtggtATGCTTCCATGTTGCTGACTGGTCAAATTGACTAGTTCGGTGGATATCCTGTAATTGTGATCACTCGCATGTAATTGTCAGAAAGAAAACTTCTATTTCCTAACTAAACATTTTTTCAGTTATGGAATCATGATAGACAGAACTCGGTGCTCAGAAATTTTTCCAACTTTGAAGGAGCAACAAATTAGATGCAAGGTGTGAAGAATTTAAGGCTGAGATTGCATGACCATATTCCTTAAAGAGTATCACGTGCTACTAGGGAATATTTGAGGAACTGAAAGCTTGACAGAAGGAGCAAAGTAGCTGTGGTTGAGGGTGCAGAAAGAAGAATTCCCCACAGAATGGTGGAAAAATAGTTGTCCTCTATCAAAAACCGATCAGTTGGGAAGGATCTATTAAGCCATGCTTAGTTACAAGGGAAAAGAATTGAAGCAAAGGAGACATGCATAGTTGCCAGAACCCCCAAGAGGTTATATAACCTCAATGGCACATGAAGCATTACGTGTATATTCGATTACCGCCATTATGACTCACCTAGATGATT from the Populus nigra chromosome 1, ddPopNigr1.1, whole genome shotgun sequence genome contains:
- the LOC133675637 gene encoding protein CYCLOPS-like isoform X1, which gives rise to METDGRGFADLYRNSSEELFLKSLMETSIGMPVPNMEMLGFNNLSHNFRTDSEELFKSWLTNGENGYNSTSIAHRTRQTSRRISTELVNLTSQQHGSIPQKKRSNDVLFAQNNPIADDISNDLNQQSASRNAAERTMQASNLYLAKTWFHSSQPMTRSRSSELRRRYAAMQCAQTNIGMEAMQDVSGHGVKNLKHEFGNRNGFNDPPMHDTANQLGPFMSPSNSSSSTFNTPQMSSIDKVSSVVNMLKGTLERKKLGSQIEKETVEDSLNVFFHSQEVTINSTSDQGKGNGIYEIPPESFQEISSGQVKDPGVLQTVQGPMDLDFEGFVNTINPIQLGTVSREPSQSESSAAAPVVSSGFDACDGPSNSSQTPSVCESSRKRVGNGRSSENGSRAKDFRERIIDNLKDDRKKGGLIRYGSETSAGSVDKGDPTKKRRVERSRKMAEAKERNMTPAIPTDMQSILKRCENLEKEVRSLKLNLSFMNRKDSEQTKQIEELQKQNEELTDEKERLFEEIERILADTGKMW
- the LOC133675637 gene encoding protein CYCLOPS-like isoform X2 — its product is METDGRGFADLYRNSSEELFLKSLMETSIGMPVPNMEMLGFNNLSHNFRTDSEELFKSWLTNGENGYNSTSIAHRTRQTSRRISTELVNLTSQQHGSIPQKKRSNDVLFAQNNPIADDISNDLNQQSARNAAERTMQASNLYLAKTWFHSSQPMTRSRSSELRRRYAAMQCAQTNIGMEAMQDVSGHGVKNLKHEFGNRNGFNDPPMHDTANQLGPFMSPSNSSSSTFNTPQMSSIDKVSSVVNMLKGTLERKKLGSQIEKETVEDSLNVFFHSQEVTINSTSDQGKGNGIYEIPPESFQEISSGQVKDPGVLQTVQGPMDLDFEGFVNTINPIQLGTVSREPSQSESSAAAPVVSSGFDACDGPSNSSQTPSVCESSRKRVGNGRSSENGSRAKDFRERIIDNLKDDRKKGGLIRYGSETSAGSVDKGDPTKKRRVERSRKMAEAKERNMTPAIPTDMQSILKRCENLEKEVRSLKLNLSFMNRKDSEQTKQIEELQKQNEELTDEKERLFEEIERILADTGKMW
- the LOC133675637 gene encoding protein CYCLOPS-like isoform X3, which encodes METDGRGFADLYRNSSEELFLKSLMETSIGMPVPNMEMLGFNNLSHNFRTDSEELFKSWLTNGENGYNSTSIAHRTRQTSRRISTELVNLTSQQHGSIPQKKRSNDVLFAQNNPIADDISNDLNQQSASRNAAERTMQASNLYLAKTWFHSSQPMTRSRSSELRRRYAAMQCAQTNIANQLGPFMSPSNSSSSTFNTPQMSSIDKVSSVVNMLKGTLERKKLGSQIEKETVEDSLNVFFHSQEVTINSTSDQGKGNGIYEIPPESFQEISSGQVKDPGVLQTVQGPMDLDFEGFVNTINPIQLGTVSREPSQSESSAAAPVVSSGFDACDGPSNSSQTPSVCESSRKRVGNGRSSENGSRAKDFRERIIDNLKDDRKKGGLIRYGSETSAGSVDKGDPTKKRRVERSRKMAEAKERNMTPAIPTDMQSILKRCENLEKEVRSLKLNLSFMNRKDSEQTKQIEELQKQNEELTDEKERLFEEIERILADTGKMW